From Anopheles darlingi chromosome 2, idAnoDarlMG_H_01, whole genome shotgun sequence, the proteins below share one genomic window:
- the LOC125951045 gene encoding liprin-alpha-1 isoform X1 — protein sequence MWNMMCDVMPTISEDNISQRSSQFSGEDANFEQLMVSMLDERDKLMDSLRETQQRMAEMEMKVMEVEKERDSLQRQIAANLPQEFSTLTKELTQAREMLLERDEEIGELKAERNNTRLLLEHLECLVSRHERSLRMTVVKRQAASQSGVSSEVEVLKALKSLFEHHKALDEKVRERLRISLEKNNEMEEELNQTKEELQQYKSGVLTNQSDASLESSSEKKESFKNGEASEVIDYSAKTHELQTIIEKQTAELSQWQRRVSDLNTKINEMEENMCKLQKEYTKSQEACVKLQRDLRENVAQKEDQEERIATLEKRYLNAQRESTSLHDLNEKLEQELRHKEAQLKLQEGKIAAIQEKLELSEQKLAQFSKLPEMEEQLKARMEALTQVGKQAQERHGSAEDRIMRLENNVEEKNAEVMRLNQRLKMNEEHNQRLSSTVDKLLAESNDRLQVHLKERMTALEEKNTLTQELDKARKYAEELCQEKSDMLKEIAKNRLEMETFKRQILQQEIAYNIQQTEALTRSLSPNAVSNAGNSGFSRSGSATFSTHSLRRNKPTMEEEHFNRSMAEQDWGKLQHMTNAQVYDGGVLEGTDEADNLFGTGDIISPTGHTDAQTLAIMLQEQLDAINNEIRLIQEEKQSTEARAEELESRVGSLEHMNLLARGRSMDRQSPPLSGSSTPNSPNRDYLQKYHTAPASMSPAHLHQYVTTLNQVPLSESLPSSQVQLAHLQSEMQQHEDMANAEHEMSGGVCGGDTSSGGTISPATARTMRLERFALALAHSQEELKRRSQGVVHGSEYPSESRNHFISTSNYGMSPLNSRHGSQESLKHLSMVSSLSSLQTPTAGRGDSVSAAQKKKGIKSSLGRFFSKKEKVKGGKDSSMPDGSTSMMSMSGLSLISDIDSTYDNISVSGYKPPGKSNPVDYTRQKKKEHDYRHDLLGEAMKAGTPFALWNGPTIVAWLELWVGMPAWYVAACRANVKSGAIMSALSDTEIQREIGISNPLHRLKLRLAIQEMVSLTSPSAPQTTRTTLAFGDMNHEWIGNYWLPSLGLPQYRTTFMECLVDARMLDHLNKKDLRGQLKMVDSFHRTSLQFGISCLKRLNYDRTALEERRKASDNNLSDVLVWTNDRTMRWVQSVGLKEYANNLLESGIHGALIALDESFDANSMALALQIPTQNTQARQILGAEFNKLLEMSTERRTDRESIKS from the exons ATGTGGAACATGATGTGCGACGTGATGCCGACCATCTCGGAGGATAACATCTCCCAGAGGTCGTCGCAGTTCAGCGGCGAGGATGCGAACTTTGAGCAGCTGATGGTCTCGATGCTGGACGAGCGCGATAAGCTGATGGACAGCTTGCGCGAAACCCAGCAGCGGATGGCCGAGATGGAGATGAAAGTCatggaggtggagaaggagcgCGACAGTCTGCAACGGCAGATTGCGGCCAACTTGCCACAG GAATTCTCGACTTTAACCAAAGAACTAACGCAGGCCCGCGAGATGCTGCTCGAGCGGGACGAGGAAATAGGGGAGCTGAAAGCGGAACGAAATAATACTAGG CTACTACTGGAACACCTCGAGTGTCTCGTATCCCGGCACGAACGATCGCTAAGGATGACGGTTGTGAAGCGGCAAGCAGCCTCCCAGAGCGGGGTTTCCAGTGAGGTGGAGGTGCTGAAGGCGTTGAAAAGTTTGTTTGAGCATCACAAGGCGTTAGATGAGAAG GTACGAGAGCGGCTGCGTATATCGTTGGAGAAGAATAATGAAATGGAAGAGGAactcaaccaaaccaaagaagAG CTTCAGCAATACAAGTCCGGGGTGTTGACTAATCAATCCGATGCTTCACTGGAAAGTAGCAGCGAGAAGAAG GAGTCATTCAAAAATGGCGAGGCTTCAGAGGTGATCGACTACAGCGCCAAAACCCACGAGCTGCAGACGATCATTGAGAAACAGACGGCCGAGCTGTCGCAGTGGCAGCGCAGAGTGTCTGATCTGAACACCAAAATCAACGAGATGGAGGAAAACATGTGCAAGCTGCAAAAGGAGTACACCAAATCGCAGGAGGCGTGCGTTAAACTGCAGCGCGATCTGCGCGAAAACGTGGCCCAAAAGGAGGACCAGGAGGAACGCATTGCGACGCTCGAGAAGCGCTACCTCAACGCGCAGCGTGAGTCTACCTCGTTGCatgatttgaatgaaaagcTGGAACAGGAATTGCGCCACAAAGAAGCTCAGTTGAAG CTACAAGAAGGGAAGATAGCTGCCATACAGGAAAAGCTGGAACTGTCGGAGCAAAAGTTGGCTCAATTCTCGAAACTGCCCGAGATGGAGGAGCAGCTGAAGGCCCGTATGGAAGCCCTAACACAGGTAGGCAAACAG GCTCAGGAGCGACACGGTTCGGCAGAGGATAGAATAATGCGGCTCGAGAACAACGTGGAAGAGAAGAATGCCGAGGTGATGCGGTTGAATCAAAGACTGAAGATGAATGAAGAGCACAACCAGCGGTTATCGTCGACAGTGGACAAATTGCTGGCCGAATCGAACGATCGGCTACAGGTCCATCTAAAGGAGCGCATGACTGCGCTAGAGGAGaaaaacacactcactcaGGAGCTCGATAAGGCGCGCAAGTACGCCGAAGAGCTGTGCCAGGAGAAGTCCGATATGCTCAAGGAAATTGCTAAAAATCGGCTCGAGATGGAAACCTTCAAACGTCAAATCTTGCAGCAG gaAATCGCGTATAACATCCAGCAAACAGAAGCACTAACGCGAAGCCTGTCACCGAACGCTGTCAGCAATGCCGGCAATAGTGGGTTTTCGCGCAGCGGATCGGCCACCTTCAGCACGCATAGCCTCCGGCGGAACAAACCGACAATGGAGGAGGAGCACTTCAATCGCTCGATGGCCGAACAGGACTGGGGCAAACTGCAGCACATGACCAATGCACAAGTGTACGACGGAGGCGTTCTTGAGGGGACGGATGAAGCAGACAATCTGTTTGGTACGGGTGACATCATCTCACCAACGGGTCACACGGATGCACAAACGCTCGCCATCATGTTGCAGGAGCAACTCGATGCGATCAATAATGAGATCAG GTTAATACAGGAGGAGAAACAATCAACTGAGGCGCGTGCTGAAGAGCTAGAATCTCGAGTTGGCAGTTTGGAGCACATGAATCTGCTAGCCCGAGGTCGTTCAATGGATCGTCAGAGTCCACCGTTAAGCGGTAGCAGTACGCCAAATAGTCCAAACCGTGACTATTTACAGAAATATCATACG GCGCCAGCGTCGATGTCGCCAGCGCATTTGCACCAATACGTTACCACTTTAAATCAAGTTCCGCTGTCCGAATCGTTACCCTCTAGCCAA GTACAACTTGCACACCTTCAATCtgaaatgcagcagcacgaagATATGGCCAATGCCGAGCATGAGATGTCCGGTGGCGTTTGCGGTGGTGACACTAGTTCCGGCGGCACGATTTCACCAGCTACCGCGCGTACGATGCGCTTGGAGCGGTTTGCTTTAGCTTTAGCGCACAGCCAGGAAGAACTGAAACG ACGGTCACAAGGTGTCGTCCATGGATCGGAGTATCCGAGCGAGTCCAG AAATCATTTCATCTCTACCAGTAACTATGGAATGTCACCGCTCAATTCACGCCACGGAAGCCAGGAGTCGCTGAAGCATTTAAGTATGGTAAGCTCGTTGAGCTCGTTGCAGACTCCGACTGCCGGCCGAGGGGACTCTGTATCAGCagcacagaagaagaagggcatcAAATCGAGCTTAGGTCGATTCTttagcaaaaaggaaaag GTGAAGGGTGGAAAAGATTCGTCGATGCCGGACGGTTCCACTAGTATGATGTCTATGAGTGGGCTTTCGCTGATCAGCGACATTGATTCGACGTACGATAATATCAGTGTATCCGGTTATAAACCGCCAGGAAAATCAAATCCCGTTGATTATacgaggcagaagaagaa gGAGCATGACTATCGACACGATCTACTGGGCGAAGCAATGAAAGCTGGTACTCCTTTCGCGTTGTGGAATGGTCCTACGATCGTTGCGTGGCTCGAATTATGGGTCGGCATGCCAGCATGGTATGTGGCTGCATGCCGTGCCAATGTGAAATCTGGTGCCATCATGAGTGCACTCAGCGATACAGAAATACAGCGTGAAATCGGTATTAGTAATCCGTTGCATCGACTAAAGCTTCGCCTTGCCATACAGGAAATGGTGTCGCTTACATCCCCTTCGGCACCGCAAACAACGCGAACAACTCTTGCATTCG GGGACATGAATCACGAGTGGATAGGGAACTATTGGTTGCCTAGTTTGGGTCTACCTCAGTACCGTACTACATTTATGGAGTGTTTAGTTGACGCACGGATGCTTGATCACCTCAACAAGAAGGATCTGCGCGGTCAGCTAAAGATGGTTGACAGTTTCCATCGTACGAGCCTGCAGTTTGGTATCTCCTGCCTAAAGCGACTAAATTATGATCGCACGGCCCTGGAGGAACG
- the LOC125951045 gene encoding liprin-alpha-1 isoform X2 has product MWNMMCDVMPTISEDNISQRSSQFSGEDANFEQLMVSMLDERDKLMDSLRETQQRMAEMEMKVMEVEKERDSLQRQIAANLPQEFSTLTKELTQAREMLLERDEEIGELKAERNNTRLLLEHLECLVSRHERSLRMTVVKRQAASQSGVSSEVEVLKALKSLFEHHKALDEKVRERLRISLEKNNEMEEELNQTKEELQQYKSGVLTNQSDASLESSSEKKESFKNGEASEVIDYSAKTHELQTIIEKQTAELSQWQRRVSDLNTKINEMEENMCKLQKEYTKSQEACVKLQRDLRENVAQKEDQEERIATLEKRYLNAQRESTSLHDLNEKLEQELRHKEAQLKLQEGKIAAIQEKLELSEQKLAQFSKLPEMEEQLKARMEALTQAQERHGSAEDRIMRLENNVEEKNAEVMRLNQRLKMNEEHNQRLSSTVDKLLAESNDRLQVHLKERMTALEEKNTLTQELDKARKYAEELCQEKSDMLKEIAKNRLEMETFKRQILQQEIAYNIQQTEALTRSLSPNAVSNAGNSGFSRSGSATFSTHSLRRNKPTMEEEHFNRSMAEQDWGKLQHMTNAQVYDGGVLEGTDEADNLFGTGDIISPTGHTDAQTLAIMLQEQLDAINNEIRLIQEEKQSTEARAEELESRVGSLEHMNLLARGRSMDRQSPPLSGSSTPNSPNRDYLQKYHTAPASMSPAHLHQYVTTLNQVPLSESLPSSQVQLAHLQSEMQQHEDMANAEHEMSGGVCGGDTSSGGTISPATARTMRLERFALALAHSQEELKRRSQGVVHGSEYPSESRNHFISTSNYGMSPLNSRHGSQESLKHLSMVSSLSSLQTPTAGRGDSVSAAQKKKGIKSSLGRFFSKKEKVKGGKDSSMPDGSTSMMSMSGLSLISDIDSTYDNISVSGYKPPGKSNPVDYTRQKKKEHDYRHDLLGEAMKAGTPFALWNGPTIVAWLELWVGMPAWYVAACRANVKSGAIMSALSDTEIQREIGISNPLHRLKLRLAIQEMVSLTSPSAPQTTRTTLAFGDMNHEWIGNYWLPSLGLPQYRTTFMECLVDARMLDHLNKKDLRGQLKMVDSFHRTSLQFGISCLKRLNYDRTALEERRKASDNNLSDVLVWTNDRTMRWVQSVGLKEYANNLLESGIHGALIALDESFDANSMALALQIPTQNTQARQILGAEFNKLLEMSTERRTDRESIKS; this is encoded by the exons ATGTGGAACATGATGTGCGACGTGATGCCGACCATCTCGGAGGATAACATCTCCCAGAGGTCGTCGCAGTTCAGCGGCGAGGATGCGAACTTTGAGCAGCTGATGGTCTCGATGCTGGACGAGCGCGATAAGCTGATGGACAGCTTGCGCGAAACCCAGCAGCGGATGGCCGAGATGGAGATGAAAGTCatggaggtggagaaggagcgCGACAGTCTGCAACGGCAGATTGCGGCCAACTTGCCACAG GAATTCTCGACTTTAACCAAAGAACTAACGCAGGCCCGCGAGATGCTGCTCGAGCGGGACGAGGAAATAGGGGAGCTGAAAGCGGAACGAAATAATACTAGG CTACTACTGGAACACCTCGAGTGTCTCGTATCCCGGCACGAACGATCGCTAAGGATGACGGTTGTGAAGCGGCAAGCAGCCTCCCAGAGCGGGGTTTCCAGTGAGGTGGAGGTGCTGAAGGCGTTGAAAAGTTTGTTTGAGCATCACAAGGCGTTAGATGAGAAG GTACGAGAGCGGCTGCGTATATCGTTGGAGAAGAATAATGAAATGGAAGAGGAactcaaccaaaccaaagaagAG CTTCAGCAATACAAGTCCGGGGTGTTGACTAATCAATCCGATGCTTCACTGGAAAGTAGCAGCGAGAAGAAG GAGTCATTCAAAAATGGCGAGGCTTCAGAGGTGATCGACTACAGCGCCAAAACCCACGAGCTGCAGACGATCATTGAGAAACAGACGGCCGAGCTGTCGCAGTGGCAGCGCAGAGTGTCTGATCTGAACACCAAAATCAACGAGATGGAGGAAAACATGTGCAAGCTGCAAAAGGAGTACACCAAATCGCAGGAGGCGTGCGTTAAACTGCAGCGCGATCTGCGCGAAAACGTGGCCCAAAAGGAGGACCAGGAGGAACGCATTGCGACGCTCGAGAAGCGCTACCTCAACGCGCAGCGTGAGTCTACCTCGTTGCatgatttgaatgaaaagcTGGAACAGGAATTGCGCCACAAAGAAGCTCAGTTGAAG CTACAAGAAGGGAAGATAGCTGCCATACAGGAAAAGCTGGAACTGTCGGAGCAAAAGTTGGCTCAATTCTCGAAACTGCCCGAGATGGAGGAGCAGCTGAAGGCCCGTATGGAAGCCCTAACACAG GCTCAGGAGCGACACGGTTCGGCAGAGGATAGAATAATGCGGCTCGAGAACAACGTGGAAGAGAAGAATGCCGAGGTGATGCGGTTGAATCAAAGACTGAAGATGAATGAAGAGCACAACCAGCGGTTATCGTCGACAGTGGACAAATTGCTGGCCGAATCGAACGATCGGCTACAGGTCCATCTAAAGGAGCGCATGACTGCGCTAGAGGAGaaaaacacactcactcaGGAGCTCGATAAGGCGCGCAAGTACGCCGAAGAGCTGTGCCAGGAGAAGTCCGATATGCTCAAGGAAATTGCTAAAAATCGGCTCGAGATGGAAACCTTCAAACGTCAAATCTTGCAGCAG gaAATCGCGTATAACATCCAGCAAACAGAAGCACTAACGCGAAGCCTGTCACCGAACGCTGTCAGCAATGCCGGCAATAGTGGGTTTTCGCGCAGCGGATCGGCCACCTTCAGCACGCATAGCCTCCGGCGGAACAAACCGACAATGGAGGAGGAGCACTTCAATCGCTCGATGGCCGAACAGGACTGGGGCAAACTGCAGCACATGACCAATGCACAAGTGTACGACGGAGGCGTTCTTGAGGGGACGGATGAAGCAGACAATCTGTTTGGTACGGGTGACATCATCTCACCAACGGGTCACACGGATGCACAAACGCTCGCCATCATGTTGCAGGAGCAACTCGATGCGATCAATAATGAGATCAG GTTAATACAGGAGGAGAAACAATCAACTGAGGCGCGTGCTGAAGAGCTAGAATCTCGAGTTGGCAGTTTGGAGCACATGAATCTGCTAGCCCGAGGTCGTTCAATGGATCGTCAGAGTCCACCGTTAAGCGGTAGCAGTACGCCAAATAGTCCAAACCGTGACTATTTACAGAAATATCATACG GCGCCAGCGTCGATGTCGCCAGCGCATTTGCACCAATACGTTACCACTTTAAATCAAGTTCCGCTGTCCGAATCGTTACCCTCTAGCCAA GTACAACTTGCACACCTTCAATCtgaaatgcagcagcacgaagATATGGCCAATGCCGAGCATGAGATGTCCGGTGGCGTTTGCGGTGGTGACACTAGTTCCGGCGGCACGATTTCACCAGCTACCGCGCGTACGATGCGCTTGGAGCGGTTTGCTTTAGCTTTAGCGCACAGCCAGGAAGAACTGAAACG ACGGTCACAAGGTGTCGTCCATGGATCGGAGTATCCGAGCGAGTCCAG AAATCATTTCATCTCTACCAGTAACTATGGAATGTCACCGCTCAATTCACGCCACGGAAGCCAGGAGTCGCTGAAGCATTTAAGTATGGTAAGCTCGTTGAGCTCGTTGCAGACTCCGACTGCCGGCCGAGGGGACTCTGTATCAGCagcacagaagaagaagggcatcAAATCGAGCTTAGGTCGATTCTttagcaaaaaggaaaag GTGAAGGGTGGAAAAGATTCGTCGATGCCGGACGGTTCCACTAGTATGATGTCTATGAGTGGGCTTTCGCTGATCAGCGACATTGATTCGACGTACGATAATATCAGTGTATCCGGTTATAAACCGCCAGGAAAATCAAATCCCGTTGATTATacgaggcagaagaagaa gGAGCATGACTATCGACACGATCTACTGGGCGAAGCAATGAAAGCTGGTACTCCTTTCGCGTTGTGGAATGGTCCTACGATCGTTGCGTGGCTCGAATTATGGGTCGGCATGCCAGCATGGTATGTGGCTGCATGCCGTGCCAATGTGAAATCTGGTGCCATCATGAGTGCACTCAGCGATACAGAAATACAGCGTGAAATCGGTATTAGTAATCCGTTGCATCGACTAAAGCTTCGCCTTGCCATACAGGAAATGGTGTCGCTTACATCCCCTTCGGCACCGCAAACAACGCGAACAACTCTTGCATTCG GGGACATGAATCACGAGTGGATAGGGAACTATTGGTTGCCTAGTTTGGGTCTACCTCAGTACCGTACTACATTTATGGAGTGTTTAGTTGACGCACGGATGCTTGATCACCTCAACAAGAAGGATCTGCGCGGTCAGCTAAAGATGGTTGACAGTTTCCATCGTACGAGCCTGCAGTTTGGTATCTCCTGCCTAAAGCGACTAAATTATGATCGCACGGCCCTGGAGGAACG
- the LOC125951045 gene encoding liprin-alpha-1 isoform X3, producing MWNMMCDVMPTISEDNISQRSSQFSGEDANFEQLMVSMLDERDKLMDSLRETQQRMAEMEMKVMEVEKERDSLQRQIAANLPQEFSTLTKELTQAREMLLERDEEIGELKAERNNTRLLLEHLECLVSRHERSLRMTVVKRQAASQSGVSSEVEVLKALKSLFEHHKALDEKVRERLRISLEKNNEMEEELNQTKEELQQYKSGVLTNQSDASLESSSEKKESFKNGEASEVIDYSAKTHELQTIIEKQTAELSQWQRRVSDLNTKINEMEENMCKLQKEYTKSQEACVKLQRDLRENVAQKEDQEERIATLEKRYLNAQRESTSLHDLNEKLEQELRHKEAQLKLQEGKIAAIQEKLELSEQKLAQFSKLPEMEEQLKARMEALTQVGKQAQERHGSAEDRIMRLENNVEEKNAEVMRLNQRLKMNEEHNQRLSSTVDKLLAESNDRLQVHLKERMTALEEKNTLTQELDKARKYAEELCQEKSDMLKEIAKNRLEMETFKRQILQQEIAYNIQQTEALTRSLSPNAVSNAGNSGFSRSGSATFSTHSLRRNKPTMEEEHFNRSMAEQDWGKLQHMTNAQVYDGGVLEGTDEADNLFGTGDIISPTGHTDAQTLAIMLQEQLDAINNEIRLIQEEKQSTEARAEELESRVGSLEHMNLLARGRSMDRQSPPLSGSSTPNSPNRDYLQKYHTAPASMSPAHLHQYVTTLNQVPLSESLPSSQVQLAHLQSEMQQHEDMANAEHEMSGGVCGGDTSSGGTISPATARTMRLERFALALAHSQEELKRNHFISTSNYGMSPLNSRHGSQESLKHLSMVSSLSSLQTPTAGRGDSVSAAQKKKGIKSSLGRFFSKKEKVKGGKDSSMPDGSTSMMSMSGLSLISDIDSTYDNISVSGYKPPGKSNPVDYTRQKKKEHDYRHDLLGEAMKAGTPFALWNGPTIVAWLELWVGMPAWYVAACRANVKSGAIMSALSDTEIQREIGISNPLHRLKLRLAIQEMVSLTSPSAPQTTRTTLAFGDMNHEWIGNYWLPSLGLPQYRTTFMECLVDARMLDHLNKKDLRGQLKMVDSFHRTSLQFGISCLKRLNYDRTALEERRKASDNNLSDVLVWTNDRTMRWVQSVGLKEYANNLLESGIHGALIALDESFDANSMALALQIPTQNTQARQILGAEFNKLLEMSTERRTDRESIKS from the exons ATGTGGAACATGATGTGCGACGTGATGCCGACCATCTCGGAGGATAACATCTCCCAGAGGTCGTCGCAGTTCAGCGGCGAGGATGCGAACTTTGAGCAGCTGATGGTCTCGATGCTGGACGAGCGCGATAAGCTGATGGACAGCTTGCGCGAAACCCAGCAGCGGATGGCCGAGATGGAGATGAAAGTCatggaggtggagaaggagcgCGACAGTCTGCAACGGCAGATTGCGGCCAACTTGCCACAG GAATTCTCGACTTTAACCAAAGAACTAACGCAGGCCCGCGAGATGCTGCTCGAGCGGGACGAGGAAATAGGGGAGCTGAAAGCGGAACGAAATAATACTAGG CTACTACTGGAACACCTCGAGTGTCTCGTATCCCGGCACGAACGATCGCTAAGGATGACGGTTGTGAAGCGGCAAGCAGCCTCCCAGAGCGGGGTTTCCAGTGAGGTGGAGGTGCTGAAGGCGTTGAAAAGTTTGTTTGAGCATCACAAGGCGTTAGATGAGAAG GTACGAGAGCGGCTGCGTATATCGTTGGAGAAGAATAATGAAATGGAAGAGGAactcaaccaaaccaaagaagAG CTTCAGCAATACAAGTCCGGGGTGTTGACTAATCAATCCGATGCTTCACTGGAAAGTAGCAGCGAGAAGAAG GAGTCATTCAAAAATGGCGAGGCTTCAGAGGTGATCGACTACAGCGCCAAAACCCACGAGCTGCAGACGATCATTGAGAAACAGACGGCCGAGCTGTCGCAGTGGCAGCGCAGAGTGTCTGATCTGAACACCAAAATCAACGAGATGGAGGAAAACATGTGCAAGCTGCAAAAGGAGTACACCAAATCGCAGGAGGCGTGCGTTAAACTGCAGCGCGATCTGCGCGAAAACGTGGCCCAAAAGGAGGACCAGGAGGAACGCATTGCGACGCTCGAGAAGCGCTACCTCAACGCGCAGCGTGAGTCTACCTCGTTGCatgatttgaatgaaaagcTGGAACAGGAATTGCGCCACAAAGAAGCTCAGTTGAAG CTACAAGAAGGGAAGATAGCTGCCATACAGGAAAAGCTGGAACTGTCGGAGCAAAAGTTGGCTCAATTCTCGAAACTGCCCGAGATGGAGGAGCAGCTGAAGGCCCGTATGGAAGCCCTAACACAGGTAGGCAAACAG GCTCAGGAGCGACACGGTTCGGCAGAGGATAGAATAATGCGGCTCGAGAACAACGTGGAAGAGAAGAATGCCGAGGTGATGCGGTTGAATCAAAGACTGAAGATGAATGAAGAGCACAACCAGCGGTTATCGTCGACAGTGGACAAATTGCTGGCCGAATCGAACGATCGGCTACAGGTCCATCTAAAGGAGCGCATGACTGCGCTAGAGGAGaaaaacacactcactcaGGAGCTCGATAAGGCGCGCAAGTACGCCGAAGAGCTGTGCCAGGAGAAGTCCGATATGCTCAAGGAAATTGCTAAAAATCGGCTCGAGATGGAAACCTTCAAACGTCAAATCTTGCAGCAG gaAATCGCGTATAACATCCAGCAAACAGAAGCACTAACGCGAAGCCTGTCACCGAACGCTGTCAGCAATGCCGGCAATAGTGGGTTTTCGCGCAGCGGATCGGCCACCTTCAGCACGCATAGCCTCCGGCGGAACAAACCGACAATGGAGGAGGAGCACTTCAATCGCTCGATGGCCGAACAGGACTGGGGCAAACTGCAGCACATGACCAATGCACAAGTGTACGACGGAGGCGTTCTTGAGGGGACGGATGAAGCAGACAATCTGTTTGGTACGGGTGACATCATCTCACCAACGGGTCACACGGATGCACAAACGCTCGCCATCATGTTGCAGGAGCAACTCGATGCGATCAATAATGAGATCAG GTTAATACAGGAGGAGAAACAATCAACTGAGGCGCGTGCTGAAGAGCTAGAATCTCGAGTTGGCAGTTTGGAGCACATGAATCTGCTAGCCCGAGGTCGTTCAATGGATCGTCAGAGTCCACCGTTAAGCGGTAGCAGTACGCCAAATAGTCCAAACCGTGACTATTTACAGAAATATCATACG GCGCCAGCGTCGATGTCGCCAGCGCATTTGCACCAATACGTTACCACTTTAAATCAAGTTCCGCTGTCCGAATCGTTACCCTCTAGCCAA GTACAACTTGCACACCTTCAATCtgaaatgcagcagcacgaagATATGGCCAATGCCGAGCATGAGATGTCCGGTGGCGTTTGCGGTGGTGACACTAGTTCCGGCGGCACGATTTCACCAGCTACCGCGCGTACGATGCGCTTGGAGCGGTTTGCTTTAGCTTTAGCGCACAGCCAGGAAGAACTGAAACG AAATCATTTCATCTCTACCAGTAACTATGGAATGTCACCGCTCAATTCACGCCACGGAAGCCAGGAGTCGCTGAAGCATTTAAGTATGGTAAGCTCGTTGAGCTCGTTGCAGACTCCGACTGCCGGCCGAGGGGACTCTGTATCAGCagcacagaagaagaagggcatcAAATCGAGCTTAGGTCGATTCTttagcaaaaaggaaaag GTGAAGGGTGGAAAAGATTCGTCGATGCCGGACGGTTCCACTAGTATGATGTCTATGAGTGGGCTTTCGCTGATCAGCGACATTGATTCGACGTACGATAATATCAGTGTATCCGGTTATAAACCGCCAGGAAAATCAAATCCCGTTGATTATacgaggcagaagaagaa gGAGCATGACTATCGACACGATCTACTGGGCGAAGCAATGAAAGCTGGTACTCCTTTCGCGTTGTGGAATGGTCCTACGATCGTTGCGTGGCTCGAATTATGGGTCGGCATGCCAGCATGGTATGTGGCTGCATGCCGTGCCAATGTGAAATCTGGTGCCATCATGAGTGCACTCAGCGATACAGAAATACAGCGTGAAATCGGTATTAGTAATCCGTTGCATCGACTAAAGCTTCGCCTTGCCATACAGGAAATGGTGTCGCTTACATCCCCTTCGGCACCGCAAACAACGCGAACAACTCTTGCATTCG GGGACATGAATCACGAGTGGATAGGGAACTATTGGTTGCCTAGTTTGGGTCTACCTCAGTACCGTACTACATTTATGGAGTGTTTAGTTGACGCACGGATGCTTGATCACCTCAACAAGAAGGATCTGCGCGGTCAGCTAAAGATGGTTGACAGTTTCCATCGTACGAGCCTGCAGTTTGGTATCTCCTGCCTAAAGCGACTAAATTATGATCGCACGGCCCTGGAGGAACG